The proteins below come from a single Microbacterium sp. SLBN-154 genomic window:
- the rpsD gene encoding 30S ribosomal protein S4 has protein sequence MATKSQDRRKVRLSRALGVALTPKAARYLEKRPYAPGEHGRTKRKADSDYAVRLREKQRLREQYGIREKQMRNTFNEARRTQGLTGENLVELLEMRLDALVLRSGFARTTAQARQMVVHRHILVDGQTVDRPSFRVKPGQTIHVKAKSEGTEPFQVAAAGGHADVLPPVPGYLQVELDKLQAQLVRRPKRAEVPVVCDVQLVVEYYAAR, from the coding sequence GTGGCTACGAAGTCCCAGGACCGCCGCAAGGTCCGCCTGTCCCGCGCCCTCGGCGTCGCCCTCACTCCGAAGGCCGCGCGCTACCTCGAGAAGCGTCCCTACGCTCCGGGCGAGCACGGTCGCACCAAGCGCAAGGCCGACAGCGACTACGCCGTCCGCCTCCGCGAGAAGCAGCGTCTGCGCGAGCAGTACGGCATCCGCGAGAAGCAGATGCGCAACACGTTCAACGAGGCTCGTCGTACGCAGGGCCTGACGGGTGAGAACCTCGTCGAGCTGCTCGAGATGCGCCTCGACGCCCTGGTGCTGCGCTCGGGCTTCGCCCGCACCACCGCGCAGGCCCGTCAGATGGTCGTGCACCGCCACATCCTCGTCGACGGCCAGACCGTCGACCGCCCGTCGTTCCGCGTGAAGCCGGGCCAGACCATCCACGTCAAGGCCAAGAGCGAGGGCACCGAGCCCTTCCAGGTCGCTGCCGCCGGCGGACACGCCGACGTGCTGCCCCCCGTTCCGGGCTACCTGCAGGTCGAGCTCGACAAGCTGCAGGCGCAGCTCGTGCGTCGCCCCAAGCGCGCCGAGGTCCCCGTCGTCTGCGACGTCCAGCTCGTCGTCGAGTACTACGCCGCGCGCTGA
- a CDS encoding replication-associated recombination protein A — protein MRPTSLSEVAGQGHLLRKGSPLVTLADPEATGTTATSVILWGPPGTGKTTLAQAIARSSGRRFVELSAVTAGVKDVREVMQDSLTQRDLYGQSTILFLDEIHRFTKAQQDALLPGVENGWVVLIAATTENPSFSIISPLLSRSLLLTLRPLTDADLGMLIDRAVGDPRGLAGRLALDTEARNALVRLASGDGRRALTALEAAASLAERDATTVGDADEDAAESDATAPTITVDHVSQAVDRALLRYDRQGDEHYDVISAFIKSIRGSDVDAAIHYLARMIEAGEDPRFIARRLIISASEDIGLADPQALVIAVAAADAVQFIGMPEGRIPLAEATAYLATTAKSNAAYLAVDAAIADVRAGGFGRVPVHLRDAHYPGAKRLGHGKGYVYPHDSEVGVVAQQYLPDELRGKRYFRPTNHGQERDVQARLEKIRKLLGE, from the coding sequence ATGCGCCCCACATCCCTCAGCGAGGTCGCGGGGCAGGGGCACCTGCTGCGCAAGGGCTCGCCCCTGGTCACCCTCGCCGATCCCGAGGCGACGGGGACGACGGCGACGTCGGTGATCCTCTGGGGCCCGCCCGGCACCGGCAAGACGACGCTCGCGCAGGCGATCGCCCGCTCGTCGGGCCGGCGCTTCGTCGAACTCTCCGCAGTGACAGCCGGTGTCAAAGATGTCCGGGAGGTGATGCAGGACTCCCTCACCCAGCGAGACCTCTACGGTCAGTCGACGATCCTCTTCCTCGACGAGATCCACCGGTTCACCAAGGCGCAGCAGGACGCGCTCCTCCCCGGTGTCGAGAACGGCTGGGTGGTGCTGATCGCCGCGACCACCGAGAACCCGTCCTTCTCGATCATCTCGCCGCTGCTGTCACGGTCTCTGCTGCTGACGCTGCGTCCCCTCACCGACGCCGATCTGGGCATGCTGATCGACCGCGCCGTGGGTGATCCGCGGGGGCTCGCCGGAAGGCTCGCCCTCGACACCGAGGCGCGGAACGCTCTGGTCAGACTCGCCTCCGGCGATGGCCGGCGCGCCCTGACCGCTCTTGAGGCGGCGGCGTCGCTGGCGGAGAGGGATGCGACAACGGTCGGCGACGCAGACGAGGACGCCGCGGAATCGGATGCCACGGCTCCGACGATCACCGTCGACCACGTCTCGCAGGCCGTCGACCGCGCGCTGCTGCGCTACGACCGTCAGGGGGACGAGCACTACGACGTCATCAGCGCGTTCATCAAGTCGATCCGCGGCTCGGACGTCGACGCGGCGATCCATTATCTGGCTCGCATGATCGAGGCGGGCGAGGACCCGCGCTTCATCGCCCGGCGGCTCATCATCTCGGCATCCGAGGACATCGGTCTCGCCGACCCCCAGGCCCTCGTCATCGCGGTCGCCGCCGCCGATGCCGTGCAGTTCATCGGCATGCCCGAGGGGCGTATCCCGCTTGCCGAGGCGACGGCCTACCTCGCCACGACGGCGAAGTCGAACGCGGCCTACCTGGCCGTGGACGCCGCCATCGCCGACGTCCGTGCAGGTGGGTTCGGCCGCGTGCCCGTGCATCTGCGTGACGCCCACTATCCGGGGGCCAAGCGTCTCGGCCACGGCAAGGGGTACGTCTACCCCCACGACAGCGAGGTGGGAGTGGTGGCTCAGCAGTACCTCCCCGACGAGCTCCGCGGGAAGCGGTACTTCCGGCCGACGAACCACGGCCAGGAGCGGGACGTCCAGGCGCGGCTGGAGAAGATCAGAAAGCTGCTGGGAGAGTGA
- the ruvX gene encoding Holliday junction resolvase RuvX: protein MTGFRRGARLGIDVGKARVGVARSDPDGLLATPVETVARDERAVSRVRELADEYSAVELIVGLPLNLRGESTPSTEDARAFAEELAKASAVTVRLVDERLTTVSAHAVLRDSGRSQRSSRSIVDQAAAVVLLQHALDVEKRQGRPPGTPVPQEPA, encoded by the coding sequence ATGACCGGTTTCCGGCGGGGCGCCCGGCTCGGGATCGATGTCGGGAAGGCACGAGTGGGTGTCGCGCGCTCCGATCCGGACGGGCTGCTCGCAACTCCGGTGGAGACCGTCGCCCGTGACGAGCGGGCGGTCTCCCGGGTGCGGGAGCTCGCCGACGAGTACTCCGCGGTGGAGCTCATCGTCGGTCTTCCCTTGAATCTCCGCGGCGAATCGACCCCCTCCACCGAGGATGCCCGGGCCTTCGCGGAGGAGCTGGCGAAGGCCTCGGCGGTGACCGTCCGCCTCGTGGACGAGCGTCTGACGACCGTCTCCGCGCATGCGGTTCTGCGCGATTCGGGCAGATCGCAGCGTTCTTCTCGTAGCATTGTGGACCAGGCCGCGGCCGTCGTTCTGCTTCAGCACGCCCTCGATGTGGAGAAGCGGCAGGGACGACCGCCCGGAACCCCCGTCCCCCAGGAGCCCGCCTGA
- a CDS encoding DUF349 domain-containing protein — translation MTAAADPTSPETPTDDQPWGRVDEDGTVSVRETDGWRVVGQFPDGSPEEALAYFERKFTDLASEVTLLEVRHRRGGASASDLRSTATSLQAKISGAAAVGNLAALEARVAALTSSLAEASATEAAAAREAVDAAVKERTALVERAEELAARDPRSVQWKQVSTELSALFDQWQSQQQNGPRLPRSTAQQLWKRFRDARATIDKHRRSFYAELDEAHKSVRDRKTRLIERAEALAPRGEDGIGAYRDLLDEWKSAGRAGKKADDALWARFKAAGDALYAARGEREAADAEASKEKIEAKKALLVEARPIPDEKDVAKARSLLTGIQRKWDEIGRIFPRDAERSLDDELRKVEQAVRSREEVEWKRNDPETQARADDMTRQLTDAIAKLEAEVAAAEASGDARAVAKAKEALEARQAWLRALGG, via the coding sequence GTGACTGCCGCAGCAGACCCCACCAGCCCGGAAACCCCCACCGACGACCAGCCCTGGGGCCGCGTCGACGAGGACGGCACCGTCTCGGTGCGAGAGACGGACGGATGGCGCGTCGTCGGCCAGTTCCCCGACGGCTCCCCCGAAGAGGCCCTCGCGTACTTCGAGCGCAAATTCACCGATCTCGCCTCCGAGGTGACGCTCCTCGAGGTCCGCCATCGCCGCGGTGGCGCGTCGGCCAGCGACCTCCGCTCGACCGCGACCTCGCTGCAGGCGAAGATCAGCGGCGCCGCCGCGGTGGGAAACCTCGCCGCCCTCGAGGCGCGGGTCGCCGCCCTCACCTCCTCGCTCGCCGAAGCGTCGGCGACCGAGGCCGCCGCAGCCCGCGAGGCTGTGGATGCCGCCGTGAAGGAGCGCACGGCCCTCGTCGAGCGCGCAGAGGAGCTCGCCGCCCGCGACCCGCGATCGGTGCAGTGGAAGCAGGTCTCGACCGAGCTGTCCGCGCTGTTCGACCAGTGGCAGTCCCAGCAGCAGAACGGTCCGCGTCTGCCCCGCTCGACCGCGCAGCAGCTGTGGAAGCGTTTCCGCGACGCCCGCGCCACCATCGACAAGCACCGCCGGTCGTTCTACGCCGAGCTCGACGAGGCCCACAAGTCCGTCCGCGACCGCAAGACCCGACTTATCGAACGCGCTGAAGCCCTCGCTCCGCGCGGCGAGGACGGCATCGGCGCCTATCGCGACCTGCTGGACGAGTGGAAGTCCGCCGGGCGTGCCGGAAAGAAGGCGGATGACGCGCTGTGGGCGCGCTTCAAGGCCGCCGGCGACGCGCTCTACGCCGCACGCGGGGAACGCGAAGCAGCCGACGCCGAAGCATCGAAGGAGAAGATCGAGGCGAAGAAGGCCCTGTTGGTCGAGGCCCGCCCGATCCCGGACGAGAAGGACGTCGCCAAGGCGCGTTCGCTGCTGACCGGCATCCAGCGCAAATGGGATGAGATCGGTCGCATCTTCCCTCGCGACGCCGAGCGTTCGCTCGACGACGAGCTCCGCAAGGTCGAGCAGGCCGTCCGGTCGCGCGAAGAGGTCGAGTGGAAGCGCAACGATCCTGAGACACAGGCTCGCGCCGACGACATGACCCGTCAGCTGACCGACGCCATCGCCAAGCTCGAAGCCGAGGTGGCCGCCGCCGAGGCATCGGGAGATGCCCGGGCGGTGGCGAAGGCCAAAGAAGCGCTCGAGGCCCGGCAGGCCTGGCTGCGCGCACTCGGCGGCTGA
- a CDS encoding dioxygenase has product MATGSKDRASRAERERARLYQARQSFHEGQQRRRRRDNLIAGVAGGLLIAGIVAAQTAYFTVGPGAPEPAPSPTQTSVPSPTDGPTPEPTPLETTPAPSGDPSAPADQ; this is encoded by the coding sequence GTGGCCACCGGAAGCAAGGATCGTGCGTCCCGCGCGGAACGCGAACGAGCCCGGCTCTACCAGGCCCGTCAGAGCTTCCACGAGGGTCAGCAACGCCGACGCCGCCGCGACAACCTCATCGCCGGTGTCGCCGGCGGCTTGCTCATCGCGGGGATCGTCGCCGCGCAGACCGCCTACTTCACCGTCGGACCCGGGGCACCCGAACCCGCGCCCTCGCCGACCCAGACCTCGGTCCCCAGCCCGACCGACGGACCCACGCCCGAGCCCACCCCGCTCGAGACGACGCCCGCGCCGAGCGGTGATCCCTCCGCTCCTGCGGATCAATAG
- a CDS encoding RelA/SpoT family protein, with protein MTETVPSAPAPPSSQTTSSLRRLVPRIFSRSARRDDVERLLRTVRTHHPKGDLTIIERAYTVADGAHAGQTRQSGEPYITHPLAVAQILADLGLGPRAIAAALLHDTVEDTGYPLDTLAAEFGDEVAMLVDGVTKLDKVKYGESAQAETVRKMIVAMSRDIRVLIIKLADRLHNARTWGFVPPEKAKKKATETLEIYAPLAHRLGIQTIKSELEDLSFAVLHPKLYAEIDSLVKQRTPQREQYVQSVIEAVEGDLRDLRVRGRVMGRPKQLYSVYQKMIVRGREFDDIYDLIGIRVLVGSVRDCYAVLGAIHARWTPLSGRFKDYIATPKFNLYQSLHTTVIGPAGRTVEIQIRTNEMHQQAEYGVAAHWKYKERMNGGKADSKAVDADMAWLAHISDWQAETADPGEFLDSLRFEIGAKEVYVFTPKGRVIGLPSGATPVDFAYAVHTEIGHRTMGAKVNGRLVPLESELNSGDVVEVFTSKNPDAGPSQDWLGFVKSTRARNKIRGWFTKERREEAVEQGKDAIARAMRRQNLPLQRLMNQDSFTEVARQLRYEDVSALYAAVGEGHVSTQSVIEKVTALVSAAEDTSTGPIDLPAVGRSRAPRGGESGVLVRGAPDILVKLAKCCTPVPGDEIVGFVTRGSGVSVHRADCTNVRSLKEDPERLIEVEWAPTTKSVFLVQIQVEALDRSGLLSDVTRVLSEHHVNILSATVSTSNDRLAISRFVFEMGDTVHLDRVLNAVRRIDAVYDVYRVTSS; from the coding sequence ACGCACCATCCCAAGGGTGATCTCACCATCATCGAGCGGGCGTACACCGTCGCCGACGGAGCCCACGCCGGGCAGACGCGGCAAAGCGGCGAGCCCTACATCACCCACCCGCTCGCGGTCGCGCAGATTCTCGCCGATCTGGGCCTGGGCCCGCGGGCGATCGCCGCCGCCCTCCTCCACGACACCGTCGAGGACACCGGCTACCCGCTCGACACCCTCGCGGCCGAGTTCGGCGACGAGGTCGCCATGCTGGTGGACGGCGTCACCAAGCTCGACAAGGTCAAATACGGCGAGAGCGCTCAGGCCGAGACCGTCCGCAAGATGATCGTGGCGATGTCGCGCGACATCCGGGTCCTCATCATCAAGCTCGCCGATCGCCTCCACAACGCCCGCACCTGGGGCTTCGTCCCGCCCGAGAAGGCCAAGAAGAAGGCCACCGAGACCCTGGAGATCTACGCCCCGCTCGCGCACCGGCTGGGTATCCAGACGATCAAGTCGGAGCTGGAGGACCTGTCCTTCGCCGTTCTGCATCCCAAGCTCTACGCCGAGATCGACAGTCTCGTCAAACAGCGGACCCCGCAGCGGGAGCAGTACGTCCAGAGTGTCATCGAAGCGGTCGAAGGAGACCTTCGCGATCTCCGGGTACGCGGTCGGGTCATGGGTCGGCCCAAGCAGCTGTACTCGGTGTATCAGAAGATGATCGTCCGCGGCCGCGAGTTCGACGACATCTACGACCTCATCGGAATCCGCGTGCTCGTGGGGAGCGTTCGCGACTGCTACGCGGTGCTCGGTGCGATCCACGCGCGGTGGACGCCGCTGTCGGGCCGCTTCAAGGACTACATCGCCACGCCGAAGTTCAACCTCTACCAGTCGCTGCACACCACCGTCATCGGTCCGGCGGGACGCACGGTGGAGATCCAGATCCGCACCAACGAGATGCATCAGCAGGCCGAGTATGGTGTGGCGGCGCACTGGAAGTACAAGGAACGGATGAACGGCGGCAAAGCCGACTCCAAGGCGGTCGACGCCGACATGGCCTGGCTCGCCCACATCTCCGACTGGCAGGCCGAGACGGCCGACCCGGGCGAGTTCCTCGACTCGCTGCGCTTCGAGATCGGCGCGAAAGAGGTGTACGTCTTCACGCCCAAGGGTCGCGTGATCGGCCTGCCCTCGGGTGCGACGCCGGTGGACTTCGCCTACGCCGTCCACACCGAGATCGGCCACCGCACGATGGGGGCGAAGGTCAACGGGCGGCTTGTGCCCCTGGAGTCCGAACTCAACAGCGGCGACGTGGTCGAGGTGTTCACCTCGAAGAATCCCGATGCGGGTCCGAGTCAGGACTGGCTCGGGTTCGTCAAGAGCACCCGCGCCCGCAACAAGATCCGCGGCTGGTTCACCAAGGAGCGGCGCGAGGAAGCGGTCGAGCAGGGGAAGGATGCGATCGCCCGGGCGATGCGCCGCCAGAACCTCCCGCTCCAGCGTCTGATGAACCAGGATTCCTTCACCGAGGTCGCCCGGCAGCTTCGTTACGAGGACGTCTCCGCCCTGTACGCCGCGGTCGGCGAGGGACATGTGTCGACGCAGTCCGTGATCGAGAAGGTCACGGCGCTCGTGAGTGCTGCCGAGGACACCTCCACGGGCCCGATCGACCTCCCGGCGGTCGGCCGGTCGCGGGCGCCCCGCGGCGGCGAGTCCGGGGTGCTGGTCCGCGGCGCCCCCGACATCCTCGTCAAGCTCGCCAAGTGCTGCACCCCCGTTCCCGGCGACGAGATCGTGGGTTTCGTCACCCGGGGGAGCGGGGTGTCGGTCCACCGTGCGGATTGCACCAATGTGAGATCGCTGAAGGAAGACCCCGAGCGTCTCATCGAGGTGGAGTGGGCCCCGACCACCAAGAGCGTGTTCCTCGTCCAGATCCAGGTCGAGGCGCTCGACCGCTCCGGGCTGCTCAGCGATGTCACGCGCGTGCTCAGCGAGCATCACGTCAACATCCTGTCCGCCACCGTGTCGACCTCCAACGACCGGTTGGCCATCAGCCGCTTCGTGTTCGAGATGGGCGACACCGTGCACTTGGATCGCGTGCTCAACGCCGTACGGCGCATCGATGCGGTCTACGACGTGTACCGCGTGACGTCTTCCTGA
- the alaS gene encoding alanine--tRNA ligase: MRTAEIAQRYLDYFERNGHTIVPSASLVSDDPSLLFTVAGMVPFIPYLTGVVPAPYTRAADVQKCIRTNDIEEVGKTPRHGTFFQMLGNWSFGDYFKEGAIRYAWDLLLSSEADGGLGFDEKDLWVTVYEDDDEAESLWRTVAGISPDRIQRLGRDSNYWSTGQPGPAGPCSEIFFDRGRAYGIDGGPATDDDRYVEIWNLVFMQYAITNVRSKVDFDIMGELPQKNIDTGMGLERVAFLKQGVENMYETDQVRPVLDRAVELSGRRYGAVHDDDVRFRVVADHVRSSLMLLADGVTPSNEGRGYILRRLMRRAIRAMRLLGVDAPTFPELFSVSRDAMKAAYPNLDAEYSRLSAYAVAEEETFLRTLASGSTILDLAVTTTKEAGGTSIAAADAFLLHDTYGFPIDLTLEIAEEAGLSVDRAAFDTLMQEQRSRAKADAKARKRAIADHSVYREFRARGETAFTGYTDLETESTVLGVLVDGVSVDRARQGEIAEVILAETALYAESGGQVADKGVIVGPGYELDVLDVQRPVPGLISHTVEVRTGEVGVGQPATSVVDAANRRAAMQAHSATHLVHAALRDTLGRSATQAGSLNRAGYLRFDFTWGQALSGETKSEIEEIANNAVRDNLEVTTRVLSLDEAKELGALALFGEKYGDTVRMVDIGGPWSRELCGGTHVDRSAEVGIINLVGESSVGASNRRVEALVGADAFRELAAERAIVSQLTSTLKTPRDQLPARIADLAASLKAAEKKIAQLESKALGERLPNLVAAASRQGAYAVVAEDLGTASSADDVRALALQVRERLGADPAVVALGAVVGERPVVIVATNDAARSAGARAGVLAKTAAGVLGGGGGGRDDLAQGGGTDAAALAAAMDAVTRALAEG; this comes from the coding sequence ATGAGAACCGCTGAGATCGCCCAGCGCTACCTCGACTATTTCGAGCGCAACGGCCACACCATCGTCCCGTCGGCGTCGCTCGTCAGCGACGACCCGTCACTGCTGTTCACCGTCGCCGGCATGGTGCCCTTCATCCCCTACCTCACCGGAGTGGTGCCCGCGCCCTATACCCGTGCGGCGGACGTGCAGAAATGCATCCGAACCAACGACATCGAAGAGGTCGGCAAGACCCCGCGGCACGGCACGTTCTTCCAGATGCTCGGCAACTGGTCCTTCGGCGACTACTTCAAGGAGGGCGCGATCCGCTACGCGTGGGATCTGCTGCTCTCCTCCGAAGCGGACGGTGGTCTCGGGTTCGACGAGAAGGACCTGTGGGTCACGGTCTACGAGGACGACGACGAGGCCGAGTCGCTCTGGCGCACCGTGGCCGGCATCTCACCTGACCGCATCCAGCGCCTCGGCCGCGACTCCAACTACTGGAGCACCGGACAGCCCGGCCCCGCCGGGCCCTGCTCGGAGATCTTCTTCGACCGCGGTCGGGCGTACGGCATCGACGGCGGTCCCGCGACCGACGATGACCGGTACGTGGAGATCTGGAACCTCGTGTTCATGCAGTACGCGATCACGAACGTCCGCTCCAAGGTCGACTTCGACATCATGGGCGAGCTCCCGCAGAAGAACATCGACACCGGCATGGGTCTCGAGCGCGTCGCGTTCCTCAAGCAGGGCGTGGAGAACATGTACGAGACCGACCAGGTGCGGCCGGTGCTCGATCGCGCGGTGGAGCTGTCGGGCCGTCGCTACGGTGCTGTGCACGACGACGACGTGCGCTTCCGCGTCGTGGCCGACCACGTGCGGTCCTCGCTCATGCTCCTCGCCGACGGTGTGACCCCGTCCAACGAGGGCCGTGGATACATCCTCCGGCGACTCATGCGGCGGGCGATCCGCGCCATGCGCCTGCTGGGTGTCGATGCTCCGACCTTCCCCGAGCTGTTCTCGGTGTCGCGCGACGCGATGAAGGCCGCGTACCCGAACCTCGACGCCGAGTACTCGCGGCTGTCCGCCTACGCCGTCGCGGAGGAGGAGACGTTCCTTCGCACGCTCGCGTCGGGATCGACGATCCTCGACCTCGCGGTCACGACCACCAAGGAAGCGGGGGGGACGAGCATCGCGGCCGCCGACGCCTTCCTGCTGCACGACACTTACGGGTTCCCGATCGATCTCACGCTCGAGATCGCCGAAGAGGCCGGGCTGAGCGTCGACCGTGCCGCGTTCGACACCCTCATGCAGGAGCAGCGCTCCCGCGCGAAGGCAGACGCCAAGGCGCGGAAGCGCGCCATCGCCGATCACAGCGTCTATCGGGAGTTCCGTGCCCGCGGGGAGACCGCGTTCACCGGGTACACCGACCTCGAGACCGAATCCACGGTTCTGGGCGTCCTCGTCGACGGTGTGTCGGTCGACCGTGCCCGCCAGGGCGAGATCGCCGAGGTGATCCTCGCCGAGACGGCCCTCTACGCCGAGTCGGGTGGCCAGGTCGCCGACAAGGGTGTGATTGTCGGGCCCGGGTACGAACTCGACGTGCTCGACGTGCAGCGTCCGGTTCCGGGCCTCATCAGCCACACCGTCGAGGTGCGCACCGGCGAAGTCGGGGTGGGCCAGCCCGCCACCTCGGTCGTCGATGCGGCGAACCGTCGGGCGGCGATGCAGGCGCATTCGGCCACGCACCTCGTCCACGCGGCTCTGCGCGACACCCTGGGAAGGTCGGCGACGCAGGCCGGGTCGCTCAACCGCGCCGGGTATCTCCGTTTCGACTTCACCTGGGGCCAGGCGCTGTCGGGCGAGACGAAGTCGGAGATCGAGGAGATCGCCAACAACGCGGTGCGGGACAACCTCGAGGTCACCACCCGCGTCCTCTCCCTCGATGAGGCCAAGGAACTCGGCGCGCTGGCGCTGTTCGGTGAGAAGTACGGCGACACCGTGCGGATGGTCGACATCGGCGGCCCCTGGTCGCGCGAGCTGTGCGGCGGTACCCACGTCGATCGCAGCGCCGAGGTCGGGATCATCAACCTCGTGGGGGAGTCGTCGGTGGGTGCCTCCAACCGACGCGTCGAGGCCCTCGTCGGCGCCGACGCGTTCCGCGAGCTGGCGGCCGAGCGCGCCATCGTGTCGCAGCTGACCTCCACCCTGAAGACGCCCCGCGACCAGCTGCCCGCTCGCATCGCCGATCTCGCAGCGAGCCTGAAGGCTGCCGAGAAGAAGATCGCGCAGCTGGAATCGAAGGCGCTCGGCGAGCGCCTCCCGAACCTGGTCGCCGCCGCTTCGCGCCAGGGGGCGTACGCGGTCGTCGCCGAGGACCTCGGCACGGCCTCCAGTGCCGATGACGTGCGGGCTCTGGCTCTTCAGGTGCGCGAGCGGCTCGGTGCCGATCCCGCCGTGGTGGCCCTCGGCGCCGTCGTGGGGGAGCGTCCGGTCGTCATCGTGGCGACGAACGACGCCGCCCGCAGCGCAGGGGCCCGTGCGGGTGTCCTCGCGAAGACCGCCGCGGGTGTCCTCGGCGGCGGCGGCGGCGGTCGTGACGACCTCGCCCAGGGCGGGGGGACGGATGCCGCGGCGCTGGCCGCCGCGATGGACGCCGTGACCCGGGCGCTCGCCGAGGGATGA
- a CDS encoding tetratricopeptide repeat protein, producing MTASEALEARLELFWSQADEDSAAELSAMLEQLLSDVAAPPERALFERASLHDFLGDEDAAVPLYRAALDAGLAPPHRTQAIIQLGSSLRNIGEVSAAMTLLQTVEAGDPLFPAAQAFLALALHDDDKPTPALRTALAALAPTLPAYQRAVSFYADDLASRQGVQALDRRAAEPEILER from the coding sequence GTGACGGCGAGTGAGGCGCTCGAGGCTCGTCTCGAGCTGTTCTGGTCCCAGGCCGACGAGGATTCCGCGGCGGAGCTGTCGGCGATGTTGGAACAGCTTCTCTCCGACGTAGCCGCGCCACCCGAGCGCGCCTTGTTCGAGCGCGCCTCGCTCCACGATTTCCTCGGCGACGAGGACGCCGCCGTCCCGCTGTACCGCGCAGCGCTGGACGCCGGGCTCGCACCTCCGCACCGGACGCAGGCGATCATCCAGCTGGGCAGCTCTCTGCGCAACATCGGGGAGGTGTCGGCGGCGATGACGCTGCTGCAGACCGTCGAGGCCGGAGACCCGCTGTTCCCGGCCGCGCAGGCGTTTCTCGCGCTGGCCCTCCACGACGACGACAAGCCCACGCCGGCCCTGCGCACCGCCCTCGCGGCGCTGGCGCCCACCCTGCCCGCGTACCAGCGGGCGGTGTCGTTCTACGCCGATGACCTCGCTTCCCGGCAAGGGGTGCAGGCGCTCGACCGACGCGCAGCCGAGCCCGAGATCCTCGAGCGGTAG
- a CDS encoding ATPase, with the protein MRSLLWFLIGIIGGFVAAHVVNKNPRGAELLAEVDARISEFTDRMGDAYRDQQGRFADTLDDLGDAAEDAVEAAADAAGEALAKAKAAAASSD; encoded by the coding sequence ATGAGAAGTCTCCTGTGGTTCTTGATCGGGATCATCGGCGGGTTCGTCGCCGCCCATGTGGTGAACAAGAACCCCCGTGGAGCCGAACTCCTCGCCGAGGTCGACGCGCGCATCTCGGAGTTCACCGACCGCATGGGCGACGCCTACCGCGACCAGCAGGGACGCTTCGCCGACACCCTGGACGACCTCGGTGACGCTGCCGAGGACGCCGTCGAGGCGGCTGCAGACGCCGCCGGTGAGGCACTGGCCAAAGCCAAGGCGGCCGCAGCGTCCTCCGACTGA